DNA from Petropleomorpha daqingensis:
GACCGTGGTCGGGCGCGTCTGCCTCACCATGCTGCAGGCACGCAGGTCGCGACGAGAGGACCCGCTGGACGCCCACGTGCCCGATCCCCTCGTCAGCCTCGACGAGCGGCTCGACCCGGAGCACGAGGCGGTGCTCGCCGACTCCGTCGGTCTCGCGCTCCTCGTCGTGCTGGAGACGCTGGACCCGCCCGAGCGCCTGGCCTTCGTGCTCCACGACATGTTCGACGTGCCGTTCCCGGAGATCGCGGCGATCGTCGGCCGCTCGGAGGGCGCGGCCCGTCAGCTCGCGAGCCGGGCCCGCCGCAAGGTCAAGGGGGCGGCGCCCGTACCGGACGAGGATCCGGTCCGCCAGCGCGTCGTCGTCGACGCCTTCCTCGCCGCGGCGCGGGCCGGGGACTTCGACGCGCTCGTGGCCGTGCTCGACCCGGACGTCGTCCTGCGCGCGGACAGCGGCGCGCTGCCCGCCCGGCCGTCGCGGGTGATCCGCGGCGCGGCCTCGGTGGCCGAGCAGGCCGTGGTGTTCGCGCGCCCCGACCGGGCCGTCGGACCGGCGCTGGTCAACGGGGCCGCCGGGCTGGTCGCGCGCACCGCGAGCGGGCGGCCCGTCGCGGTCATGGGATTCACGGTGGCCGGCGGCAGGATCGTCGAGATCGACGTCCTGGCCGACCCCGCGCGCGTGTCGCACGTCGTCCTGCACGAGACGGAGGACCGATGACCGGGAGGAACTCCGCACGGAAGGGGGCGGGGACATGAAGCTCACCGTCGTGGCGGCGACCGGCCGCATCGGCACGCTCGTCACGGAGCAGGCGCTCGCCGCGGGACACGACGTCACCGCCGTGGCGCGCAATCCCGCAGCGCTCTCGACGCGCACCCGGGTCGTTCCCGCCGATCTGCTGCGCGACGGCCCGGACGTGCTGGTTCCCGCGCTGGCCGGGGCCGACGCCGTCGTGTCGTGCCTGGGGCGCCGAACCGCTGCCGACGCCGGCGTCACCCCGCGAGGTACCCAGGCGATCGTCGAGGCGATGCAGGTGGCCGGGGTGCGCCGCGTCGTGGCCATCAGCGCCGCCCCGATCGGGACCGTGCCCTCGCCCGGCCGACCCGCACCGCCCCGGCACGACCCCGGGGACGGGCTGCTCATGCGCACGGTCCTCAGCCCGCTGGTGAAGACCGTGTTCCGGGCCTACTACGCAGAACTCGCCGTCATGGAGGACGTCCTGCGGGAGAGCGGCACCGACTGGACCGTGGTCCGGCCACCCCGGCTGACGAACGGTCCGCTCACCGGCACCTACCGGACCGCCGTTGACCGGAACGTCCGGCGGGGCCCGACCGTCTCGCGGGCCGACGTCGCCCATCTCGTGCTGCGGGTCCTGGAGCAGCCCGCCACCGTCCACCGGACGATCGGGCTGGCCACCTGAGCGCCCCGTCCCGGCTCAGCGGTCACGCGCGTAGGTGAGGACGGCGATGCCGCCCTCGACGGTCCGGGCGTCGACGAGACGCAGCGGCACCGAGCCGGCGGTCTCGCCGAAGAGGCGCTCGCCCGCGCCGAGCACGACCGGGAAGACCTTCAGCCGGAGCTCGTCGACGAGGTCGTGGGCCATCAACGTCCGGACCAGCCCGGAGCTGGCAGGGACGACGACGTCCCCGCCGAGCTCGCGGCGCAGCGTCGCCACCGCGCCCACCGGGTCCCCCACCAGCACGGTCGAGTTGGCCCACGCAGGACGCTCGAGCGTCGTGGAGACGACGTACTTGGGCAGGCCGTTCAGGCGGTCCGCCAGCTCGCCGGTGCGCGCCGGCCACCGCCCGGCGAACCACTCGTAGCTGCGCCGGCCCAGCAGCAGGGCGGCGGCTCCCCGGGCCTCCTCGAGCGCCAGCTCGTGCAGCTGCGGGTGGTCGGCGAGCCGGCCGACCCAGCCGCCACCGCGGAAGCCCTCGTCGCCGGCCGGGTCCTGGACGACGCCGTCGAGCGTGACGTTGTCGCTGAGGACGATCTTCCCCATCGCGTTCTCCTCGGTCCTGGATCGGATTGCCTGATGGGACGAACACCGCGGCGGCGGCGAACCGGGCGGTCGCCGGCCGCCCAGTTCACGGCTCGCGCGGTGTAGGTACATCGACGCCGGACGCCGCCGGCACGGAGGGAGGGGCACGCCTGTGAGCGCGGACAGTTCCGTCCTCGTCTCCAGGGCGCGGGCCGGGGACGGCGACGCGTTCCGGGAGCTGACCGAGCCGCACCGGCGCGAGCTGCAGGTGCACTGCTACCGGATGCTCGGGTCCGTCCAGGACGCCGAGGACGCCGTCCAGGAGACCCTGCTGTCCGCCTGGCGCGCCCTCGGCGGGTTCGTCGAGGACCGGGCCTCGTTGCGCACCTGGCTCTACCGGATCGCCACCAACCGGTGCCTCAACGCGCTGCGCGCCGCGAGCCGGCGGCCGGCCACGCCGTGGGACGTGCCCCGGGTCGAACCGCCCGAGCCGACCCGGCTCGGGGAGGTTCCCTGGCTCGAGCCCTGGCCCGACGCCCTCCTGGGCGCGGCACCCGGCGGTCCGCCCGGCCCCGAGGCCCGCTACGAGCAGACCGAGGCGATCTCCCTGGCCTTCGTGACCGCCCTCCAGCTCCTGCCCCCGCGCCAGATCGCCGTCCTGGTGCTGCGCGACGTCCTCGGGTTCTCCGCCCGCGAGGTGGCGGGCATGCTGGACTCGACCGTCGAATCGGTCACCAGTGCCCTCAAACGGGCCCGCGCCGGCCTGCGAGACCGCCGGCCGGCGGGGCCGGACCAGGCCCCGCCGCCGACGGCCGGCTCACCGGCCGAGGAGGCGATCGTGGCGCGGTTCGTCCACGCCTGGGAGTCCGCCGACGTGGACGCGCTGGTCGCCCTGCTCACCGACGACGTCCTCGTCTCGATGCCACCGATGCCGTTCGAGTACGAGGGCCGGGAGGCCGCGGCCGGGTTCAGCGCCAGCATCTTCCGTTCGGGCCGCCGGTTCGACCTCGTCCCGACGCGGGCCAACGGGCAGCCGGCGTTCGGCGCCTACCTGCGCGCCCCGACCGGCGTCCGGCACGGGACCGGCCTCTACGTGCTCACCCTGAGCGGCGACCGGATCCGCGCGATGACGCGCTTCGAGAACAGCGTGCTCCCCTGGTTCGGGCTGCCGCGATCGCTCCCGGTCAGAGCTGCTCCTGGATCCAGGGTTCGAGATAGGGGTTCCGCGGGCGGTACCGCGGTTTCCCGTCCCGCCACCGGTGGATCACCGACCGGTCGAGGACCTCGCTGATCGTCGTCCGCACCGGGCGCAGGTAGGGGCCGGCGCCCGGCAGGAAGCGCACCAGGCCGCCGAGGAGACCGGCGTAGAAGTCGGAGATCGGCCCGGACCACTCCTCCCCCGTGACGGGAACCGGCGGTGGCTCGATCACGAGACCGGCCTCGACCGCCCGCTCGACGATCCACTCGCGGGTCAGCACGGAGAGGGGGTTGTCGACCTCGGGCGTCGCGGTCCCGCCGCCGCCGACGTTCGCGTGCTCCCCGACGAACCAGCGCTGCTCCACGCGCGTCGCGTGCTGCGGTATCGGGATGGGCACGCTCGTCCAGAGCGTCGGCGCGAACTGCCTGCGGTGCTCGTCGATCGCGACGGCATGGCAGGCCAGGTCGACGAGCCCGCTGAGGCGGGTGTCGTGGAACTGGTAGCGGCGGCGGTTGACCAGGCGGCCGAGACCGCCGGGGATGCCGAGGCTGCCGACGGTGTCGAACACGCCGATGAACCGGATGCGCACCAGGCGGGAGCGGGCCAGCACCAGCCGGTCCTCGGCGGTGCGGGCGGGCCGCTCCCCCGCCTGCATCTCCCGCAGGCCCGGTCTGTCGGTATCGCGGTACCGGGCGAACACCGCCTTCGCGGGCAGGTCCGATTCCCGGAGGGGCCCGCACTTGGCGATCATCCCGGCCAGGCTGCGTGCCGCGAAGGCCCCGCGGCTGTAGCCGAGCAGGTGGATCCGGTCGTCCTCGGACCGGTGGCGCGCGGCGATGAAGCCGTAGCCCTCACGGATGTCGTCGTCCAGCCCCGCGCCGAGGATGCCGCCCTGCAGCCGATCGAAGGGGCCCGTCCCGACGCCCTCGATGTAGTGGACCGCCTGGTCCGCTCCCCCGGCGCGGCGGGGCGTTCGCGCATCGATCTGCGCGATGTTGGTGTGCGTGTTGGCGTCGCTCCACGTCCCGTCGAGGAGCACGGCGATGTTCACCCGCCCGGAACGGGCCTGATCCGCACCCTCAGACCTCCACCGGCTCGCGGAACATCGCCCGCAGCCGCAGCGCGATCTCCTCGCGCACCGGTGCGCCGGAGAGGACGACGTCGATCATCGTCAGCGACGTGTGCGTGTGGCCCCGGGCGGCCACGTGGTCCACCGGCACGCCGGCGGCCCGCAGCGCGTCGGCGTAGGCGATCCCCTCGTCGCGCAGCGGGTCGAACTCCGCGGTCACCACGATGGCCGGCGGCAGGTCGGCGAGCCGGCCCCGCAACGGCGCGGCCGTCGGCTCGCCGCGCTGCTCGGGGTCGCAGTAGTGGTCCCAGAAGTACCGCATGAGGTCGGCGGTCAGGACGTAGCCCTCGGCGTTCTCCCGGTACGAGCCGGTGGTCTGGTCGGCGTCGGTGACCGGCGTGAGGAGCAGCTGGCCGCGCAGCGCCGGGCCGCCTTCGTCCCGGGCCCGCTGGGCGACGACGGCGGCCAGGTTCCCCCCGGCGCTCCACCCGGCGACGACCAGCTCGTCGGGGATGCCGCCCAGCTCGATCGCGTGCGCGGCGACCCACTGCAGCGCCGCCCACGCGTCCTCGGCGGCCGCCGGATAGCGGTCCTCGGGCCCGTGGCGGTAGTTCACCGAGACCACGACGGAGTCGGTGCGGGCGGCCAGGTCGCGGCAGAGGGGCTCGTCGGAGACGTGGTCCCCGATCACCCAGCCGCCGCCGTGGAAGTAGAGGACGACGGGGTGCGGCCCCGGCGACGCCGGCCGGAACAACCGGTACGGCAGGTCGCCGGCCGGGCCCGGGAGCGCGCCGTCGACGATCTCCCCCATCTCGGGACCCATCGGTCGCTCGGCGTTGAGGGTCTCCA
Protein-coding regions in this window:
- a CDS encoding sigma-70 family RNA polymerase sigma factor, which gives rise to MDDRDWLAERFEENRARLRTVAYRMLGSLAEAEDAVQEGWLRLSRSDTSAVENLSGWLTTVVGRVCLTMLQARRSRREDPLDAHVPDPLVSLDERLDPEHEAVLADSVGLALLVVLETLDPPERLAFVLHDMFDVPFPEIAAIVGRSEGAARQLASRARRKVKGAAPVPDEDPVRQRVVVDAFLAAARAGDFDALVAVLDPDVVLRADSGALPARPSRVIRGAASVAEQAVVFARPDRAVGPALVNGAAGLVARTASGRPVAVMGFTVAGGRIVEIDVLADPARVSHVVLHETEDR
- a CDS encoding NAD(P)-dependent oxidoreductase — protein: MKLTVVAATGRIGTLVTEQALAAGHDVTAVARNPAALSTRTRVVPADLLRDGPDVLVPALAGADAVVSCLGRRTAADAGVTPRGTQAIVEAMQVAGVRRVVAISAAPIGTVPSPGRPAPPRHDPGDGLLMRTVLSPLVKTVFRAYYAELAVMEDVLRESGTDWTVVRPPRLTNGPLTGTYRTAVDRNVRRGPTVSRADVAHLVLRVLEQPATVHRTIGLAT
- a CDS encoding dihydrofolate reductase family protein, with translation MGKIVLSDNVTLDGVVQDPAGDEGFRGGGWVGRLADHPQLHELALEEARGAAALLLGRRSYEWFAGRWPARTGELADRLNGLPKYVVSTTLERPAWANSTVLVGDPVGAVATLRRELGGDVVVPASSGLVRTLMAHDLVDELRLKVFPVVLGAGERLFGETAGSVPLRLVDARTVEGGIAVLTYARDR
- a CDS encoding sigma-70 family RNA polymerase sigma factor encodes the protein MSADSSVLVSRARAGDGDAFRELTEPHRRELQVHCYRMLGSVQDAEDAVQETLLSAWRALGGFVEDRASLRTWLYRIATNRCLNALRAASRRPATPWDVPRVEPPEPTRLGEVPWLEPWPDALLGAAPGGPPGPEARYEQTEAISLAFVTALQLLPPRQIAVLVLRDVLGFSAREVAGMLDSTVESVTSALKRARAGLRDRRPAGPDQAPPPTAGSPAEEAIVARFVHAWESADVDALVALLTDDVLVSMPPMPFEYEGREAAAGFSASIFRSGRRFDLVPTRANGQPAFGAYLRAPTGVRHGTGLYVLTLSGDRIRAMTRFENSVLPWFGLPRSLPVRAAPGSRVRDRGSAGGTAVSRPATGGSPTGRGPR
- a CDS encoding DUF2235 domain-containing protein — translated: MNIAVLLDGTWSDANTHTNIAQIDARTPRRAGGADQAVHYIEGVGTGPFDRLQGGILGAGLDDDIREGYGFIAARHRSEDDRIHLLGYSRGAFAARSLAGMIAKCGPLRESDLPAKAVFARYRDTDRPGLREMQAGERPARTAEDRLVLARSRLVRIRFIGVFDTVGSLGIPGGLGRLVNRRRYQFHDTRLSGLVDLACHAVAIDEHRRQFAPTLWTSVPIPIPQHATRVEQRWFVGEHANVGGGGTATPEVDNPLSVLTREWIVERAVEAGLVIEPPPVPVTGEEWSGPISDFYAGLLGGLVRFLPGAGPYLRPVRTTISEVLDRSVIHRWRDGKPRYRPRNPYLEPWIQEQL